The genomic DNA CAAACAGATCCTTGTTGTAATACAGTACAGTGGTTACCCAGGCATAAGGAAATGCGTACATGTCTCCTTTTTCCTTATCCGGATAACGTACCGCGTCGAAAATGCTTGTAAAATAATCGTCCTGTTTAATATCGCGATCGATCCATGTTTGTAAATTTGCAAGTAGGCCTTTAGATGCCCACTCGTCAATATAGCCAGAACTCATATCAAACACATCCGGCATTTCTCCGGAAGCGGCCATCGCGCTGATCTTTGTCCAATAATCGGCAGGTTTATAGCTCTGCATCGACACTTCAATATTCGGGTTTTCCTCTTGGAATTTCTGGATCATCTCCCCGAGCGCTTCCTCTTGAGATGGATCCCAGCTAAAATAAGTCAGCTTAACCTTCTCATTTGCCGACAGGCTGCTTGCAGATTTCGCCTCGCTGCCACCGTCTTTGGCAGCGCACCCCGCCAGACCTCCGAAAATTATAAATAATGCGGACAAAATTAAAGTTATCTTTTTCAAAATGGATTCTCCTTTTCCTACCCTGGAATATAGTTTTTATGGATCATAATTTGTAAACTCAATCTAACGGAAAACCTCGATATGTGCCGATGCTAGATTAGATGAGTAATGACTAGACTGGTATCCGGCTTCAACAAGCAAAGCGTTGGATAGGCATAATAAAAAGACGATTAAGATAACAGAAAAAAAGCATACCACCTCCCGTTAATAGGGTAATAAGCAGTCTGCTTCAGGGTTATCTCATCGTCTCCACCCGTCCACAACCATTATTGTATTGTTTGTTTTACCAAAATCGCATATCTCCAACGGAGACATAATCAGCTCCATGCTGCAGAGCGCTCTCTATTTCGGCCTGATGCCGGATCAGTCCTCCGACGATCAACGGCTGGTGAAGCACGGTCTTCAGTTCGCGGATAATTCGCGGCATTAATCCTGGCATCAGTTCTACTTCATCCGGCTTCGCTTGCTCTATGACCTTGATTGCCGTATCGACAGCAGCTGTATCAATGGCAAAAATGCGCTGAATCGAACGAATTCCGGCCTGCCGGGCTGCCGCAATGACATTGCTCTTCGTCGATACGATGCCATCGGCTCCGAACTTTTTCGCTAAATAGTGAACCGCAGAATGATCGCGGCCCAAACCGCCTACCATTTCCAAATGCACGTATACCTGCTTATCTGTTCTTTGCAGCCGTTCCATAATGTCTGCCATTTGCAGAATGTCTCCCGTCATAAGAATGACCCGCTGTACCTGACTTTGCACGGCGGCTTCAATTTGTTCAGGCTTGGTGATGGAAGCGATGATCGGCATATGTAATGTGCACGGGCCCTGTTCCACAAGCGGCTCTTGATGCATATATGGTTGGATCACATGCGTGTCCCCCTTGCTGATTTTATTCTACGTTACACTTCAATTGTTAGGGTTCAATTAAGCAAATGTTAGCGGAGTGTAATGATGCAGTTAAACTCCAATCGATAATAATGAGGATTAAAGAAGAGCAATGATAAAAGACGGGGCTGTCCCGAAAGTGATCATAGATGACTGAGGGGCGCCCTGTTTCTTTCCAAAAGCTTTCCGGTTTCTTCGGAATCAATTTTCTCCCTTGCCTGCATCCCATTCTTTATCTCCTCTTAAAAAAGCTGTCGGATACTAAGCTGTCAAACATCATGCTGACGTACACTAAGCTGACGCACACTATGCTGACGCACACTATGCTGACGTACACTATGCTGACGTACACTATGCTGACGCACACTAAATGGATTTCATGTAACTAATTATGCTCAAAACGAATGCTTGAGGGGATTAGATGGATTTTACGCATCTATAATCAAGAATCCATTACATGATTGATAATTTCCTTCTTCTAACGACATGAAATCCATTTAAATTGCTAATTCCTTCTTGGCCGTAGAAAATAACTACTATAAATCCATTAGATAAGTGGATGGCACAAAGATTGAAGCCGATGCCAATAAGTATTCGTTTGTGTGGAAAGCAACAGCTACTCCAAAATCGATCCGGACGCCGTTTATGCGTATGAAGGAAGATCACATGAAAAATGGTCCGCTCAAGCCCTTGTGCACGAAAGCTAAAGGGAATCGCCAGGTGCACTGGAACATGATATGGGAAGAGTTAAAAGCAAAGGCCAAAAGAACCCTTGAGGATGAAGAGAAATCCGCCGTCTATGCTCGGCGTAAAGTCGAGGTAGAAAGCGTATTTGTATTTGGTCACATCAAGGGCACTTTTTATTATGGGGCTTATTGGACAGCCCCATCTTTATTCGGTTGGATGTGGTTGACTACCGTCATGAGACGCCAAGCACCACGTGTTGGGAGCTGCTTAAAGCTTGGTCTGTGTGTTGGCATACCGTTTGCGGCCTCGGAGCAGCAGGAGGAGCGCAGGCGGCAGGACGACGAGCAGAAGAATCAGTCCCCATAACAGATCACCCGGTCCTACGATGTTATCCGTAAGCAACCGGTAGTAAGCGTAGAGCGAGTAGGGAAGCACAAGTACGATAGAGGTCAAGACTCCCGGGGTATACAGCCTGAAGTAGACGGATTGGAAGACATGGGTAAAGACATGCAGAAAGAATAAATGCAGGGCGGCGATAAAGGGCAGATAGAAGGAGTAAAACACAGCGAGTACCGTAACGGTCACAAGGACGATGAATACGGCCAGAACGTCCTTGGCAAAATGCAAGGTGTTCAATTGAAACGAAGCCTGGTACAGCTTGCGGGCAAACGGGGGCAGCGAGCTTTGAACGCGCGCTCCATGCTGCGTAACCCAGCGCTCTATCGTAAGAATTTCCTCAAAGTCATGAAACACAAAAATGATAGGAAACAGCCATAACAGACTTAAAAAATGAATGTGTTCATTTAGCGAAGTCAACGTGTCTATTAACATGATTCTCACGCTCCTAGAGATAAAATATCATATTTATGGATGGGAAATCCATTGGATGTCTCTATTTCAGCTAAAAAAAAAGTACAGCTTGTCCGCAGTGACAAGCCATACCTCTTTCAGTTCTAGTTCTCGATGACGATGCGATCGAGCTTCAGGTTAACCGGGTTGGCGATCGTATCGCCTACCGGACATTTACTCTCCAGAAAATGTACGAACTCTTCCACTTTTTCACGAGGGGAGCTGGTTTTAACATAGAACGTATACCGTATATCGGAGTACCCCGGACGAACGTCCGACCGATTAAAGAAGCCGTCCAAATCGATATCGCCTTCCACTTCCACGCGGAAATCCTCGAGCTCAACATTGAATTTCGGGGCGTATACCCGGGCAACAATTGCCTGGCATGCGCCAAGCGAGGCCAGCAGCGCCTCGACCGGATTCATTCCGGTATCCGTTCCACCCAGGCTCTTGGGCTCATCGATGATCAGTTCGAATTGGCGGGAAGCCGTCTTGACTTGTACGCCGTTTTGCAGGTGTGCAGTCGCTTTGAAGGTTTGTACAGCAGCCATTGCTATCTCTCCTTTGTTTAAATCATACTTATCCGCTAGGTTTTATTGAATTATATGCTTGGATAACCCGAATGTCAATACAAAAGTAATGCGGACGGGACATTCACACATCTCAGACTCCTTCAATACTGTGTACTACAAAGGAGGATGGGGAATTATGCTTTACGATCAAGCTCTTA from Paenibacillus woosongensis includes the following:
- a CDS encoding ABC transporter substrate-binding protein produces the protein MKKITLILSALFIIFGGLAGCAAKDGGSEAKSASSLSANEKVKLTYFSWDPSQEEALGEMIQKFQEENPNIEVSMQSYKPADYWTKISAMAASGEMPDVFDMSSGYIDEWASKGLLANLQTWIDRDIKQDDYFTSIFDAVRYPDKEKGDMYAFPYAWVTTVLYYNKDLFDQANLSYPTEDWTWEEFRNAAKKLTIDTNGDGTADQWGFWFFGRYAQIEPWLYQNNGDILNPEKSQFEINENGKETLKFLTDLTTTDKVSPAPKDMKGIKQEDIFPMGKAAMWVDGSFMIDNNRKVIGDNFKWGMTSVPRGMMTSGIKG
- a CDS encoding glycerol-3-phosphate responsive antiterminator, translating into MIQPYMHQEPLVEQGPCTLHMPIIASITKPEQIEAAVQSQVQRVILMTGDILQMADIMERLQRTDKQVYVHLEMVGGLGRDHSAVHYLAKKFGADGIVSTKSNVIAAARQAGIRSIQRIFAIDTAAVDTAIKVIEQAKPDEVELMPGLMPRIIRELKTVLHQPLIVGGLIRHQAEIESALQHGADYVSVGDMRFW
- a CDS encoding OsmC family protein, translated to MAAVQTFKATAHLQNGVQVKTASRQFELIIDEPKSLGGTDTGMNPVEALLASLGACQAIVARVYAPKFNVELEDFRVEVEGDIDLDGFFNRSDVRPGYSDIRYTFYVKTSSPREKVEEFVHFLESKCPVGDTIANPVNLKLDRIVIEN
- a CDS encoding HXXEE domain-containing protein — encoded protein: MLIDTLTSLNEHIHFLSLLWLFPIIFVFHDFEEILTIERWVTQHGARVQSSLPPFARKLYQASFQLNTLHFAKDVLAVFIVLVTVTVLAVFYSFYLPFIAALHLFFLHVFTHVFQSVYFRLYTPGVLTSIVLVLPYSLYAYYRLLTDNIVGPGDLLWGLILLLVVLPPALLLLLRGRKRYANTQTKL